A single window of Debaryomyces hansenii CBS767 chromosome F complete sequence DNA harbors:
- a CDS encoding DEHA2F13728p (some similarities with uniprot|P21268 Saccharomyces cerevisiae YJL157C FAR1 Cyclin-dependent kinase inhibitor that mediates cell cycle arrest in response to pheromone), producing the protein MIEKRKSKLSIINNIMKPISPPRRRSSNETIGDPKKLSRDTAILPPLTFPKIPQLDGYIRSDYANRERKNSFSNGRCAFCEELLSVKLAGELELQLTCSHACHKYCYLEMMDKNNLESLPFCTQCEKKTQCVDASIQAGLKHQKLAESSLPNYFDKGYSPFGMVLHSKDYDSLVKSSVSANESQLLSPISTPTGNCYNEKLYKEILKPRVTVTSDAANRVSNGTYDLDCLISVKPPQISDCCCDSSEDKAIKSRIIQDIKTKLALKVSNWNDSLLPLGELGDLWMFDFLDISCNGIDWDNISVYFFSHAIILVDNNGTRLMGEVLINQDISSINRIENGLILNLSNEALPELYMRHTCSLIISKWEYYLIQAVKNIKTGQIPLLHTTTNAWELLEESNRSIDGLKFCNLWEKNLDVSASLLTRIMPPAENIPLNINVSISLINCTGLSNHEYKMNISSLLHKLKSNLRPIDKFGLIFVGVDGCGKPSNSGTFIGCVSPSWDGWDNIINDIRVFANEDDRKFPIFDNGFEEMLISFEKYKKLLPYIPSGHKNNNRLIILNVNNYDLSEPQNFLASKVKDKINYLQDKENLTIDIIRIGNSYSIEAQEVYNLISMPAQSKDTLTIVLGSKLLRFNTFSEFADSFDFIMEHKLQSGYIPYVTIDFEKISDIEGLVSFSELEINGEMVFIQSSLKKLKVIIKNVFPSTERNIVMKLKLNFSDVTNLEKIMDYNIINYQASWMEEVNSSKCLKTKVSGTGSPHILFSHESDVSCSPLDQIDSDTYFVDIPLLPPLSSSKDQSFARRKTELAIIRSLRIVESASVDEAEIIISHLISLVFGIIRGFEIEPGESYNILESKCYSERRKSFMLHFENFNNNKRYIQCLVEELESINTLFKQDPYSASVRCQDFANWIT; encoded by the coding sequence ATGATCGAGAAAAGAAAGtcaaaattatctattataaACAACATAATGAAACCAATATCTCCTCCTCGGAGAAGGAGCAGCAATGAAACAATAGGGGATCCTAAGAAGTTATCCCGAGATACTGCAATTCTACCGCCACTTACATTTCCAAAGATTCCTCAGCTTGATGGGTATATCAGGAGCGATTATGCGAAcagagaaagaaaaaatagCTTCAGCAACGGCAGATGTGCCTTTTGTGAAGAGTTGCTATCGGTGAAACTTGCAGGAGAATTAGAATTGCAGTTAACCTGTTCTCATGCTTGTCACAAGTATTGCTATCTCGAAATGATGGATAAAAACAATTTGGAGTCACTACCTTTTTGCACCCAATGCGAGAAAAAAACCCAGTGTGTTGATGCATCCATTCAGGCTGGACTCAAGCACCAAAAGCTAGCTGAGTCTCTGTTACCAAACTATTTCGATAAGGGATATAGCCCATTTGGTATGGTGTTACACTCGAAGGATTACGACTCGTTAGTTAAGTCTTCGGTAAGTGCGAATGAATCACAATTATTATCACCAATATCAACACCCACAGGGAATTGctataatgaaaaattgtacAAAGAAATTCTCAAACCTAGAGTAACAGTTACCTCGGACGCTGCAAATCGTGTTAGTAATGGGACATATGATTTGGATTGTTTAATAAGTGTGAAACCGCCGCAAATTTCGGATTGTTGCTGCGATTCATCTGAGGATAAGGCCATTAAATCCAGGATCATTCAAGATATAAAAACTAAACTAGCGTTGAAAGTCAGCAATTGGAACGATTCATTGCTACCACTTGGTGAATTAGGGGATTTATGGATGTTTGATTTCTTAGACATAAGTTGTAATGGAATTGACTGGGACAATATATCAGTTTATTTCTTTAGTCACGCAATCATTTTGGTCGATAATAATGGTACCCGTCTAATGGGAGAAGTTTTAATTAACCAAGACATAAGCAGCATAAATCGGATTGAAAATGGGCTCATTCTAAATTTGAGTAATGAGGCTCTTCCTGAGCTATATATGAGACATACTTGCTCATTGATTATATCCAAATGGGagtattatttaattcaagcAGTGAAAAACATTAAGACCGGGCAGATACCTCTACTACATACGACTACAAATGCATGGGAATTGTTAGAGGAGTCTAATAGATCAATTGATGGTCTCAAATTTTGCAACCTATGGGAGAAAAATTTAGATGTATCCGCATCGTTGCTAACGAGAATTATGCCACCGGCAGAAAACATCCcattgaatattaatgTATCTATATCGTTGATCAATTGCACGGGCCTTAGCAATCATGAATacaaaatgaatattaGTTCACTTCTACACAAGCTCAAGTCAAATTTGAGACCAATTGATAAGTTTGGCTTAATTTTCGTTGGTGTTGATGGTTGCGGTAAACCGTCTAATAGCGGGACGTTTATAGGATGCGTTAGTCCATCCTGGGATGGATGGgacaatattataaatgatattagGGTTTTTGCCAATGAAGACGATAGGAAATTCCCGATATTCGATAATGGGTTTGAAGAAATGCTAATTAgctttgaaaaatacaagaaattattgCCATATATCCCATCAGGAcataaaaacaataataggttaataatattgaacgTGAATAATTATGACCTATCAGAGCCTCAAAACTTTCTTGCATCCAAAGTTAAGgataaaataaattatttgcaaGACAAGGAAAATTTAACCATAGACATAATCAGAATTGGTAACTCCTACTCAATAGAGGCTCAAGAGGTATACAACTTGATTTCAATGCCAGCACAAAGTAAAGACACATTAACTATTGTATTAGGATCAAAATTACTAAGGTTTAACACATTTTCAGAATTTGCTGATTCGTTTGATTTCATAATGGAGCATAAACTTCAATCAGGATATATACCATATGTGACAATCGACTTCGAGAAAATTAGCGATATAGAAGGCTTAGTTTCGTTTTCagaattggaaataaatGGGGAAATGGTATTTATCCAGAGTAGCTTAAAAAAGTTGAAagttattattaagaatgtTTTCCCTCTGACGGAGCGTAATATAGTGATGAAGTTAAAATTGAACTTTTCGGATGTGACCAATTTAGAAAAGATTATGgattataatattataaattatcaagCTCTGTGGATGGAAGAAGTTAATAGTTCCAAGTGTTTGAAGACTAAAGTTAGTGGGACAGGCAGCCCTCATATTCTTTTTTCTCATGAATCTGACGTCTCTTGTTCCCCATTAGATCAGATAGATAGCGATACGTATTTCGTGGATATTCCTTTGCTACCACccttatcttcttctaaagATCAAAGCTTTGCTAGAAGGAAAACGGAACTTGCAATTATCAGATCTTTAAGGATAGTAGAATCGGCATCTGTTGATGAAGCAGAGATTATCATAAGCCATTTGATATCATTAGTCTTTGGAATTATCAGAGGATTCGAAATCGAACCAGGAGAATCGTACAATATATTAGAACTGAAATGCTATTCAGAAAGACGTAAATCTTTTATGCTTCATTTcgaaaattttaataataataagagATATATTCAGTGTTTGGTAGAAGAGCTCGAATCTATTAATACCTTGTTTAAGCAAGATCCATACTCTGCTTCGGTCAGATGTCAAGATTTTGCTAATTGGATTACATGA
- a CDS encoding DEHA2F13750p (weakly similar to uniprot|P53832 Saccharomyces cerevisiae YNL283C WSC2 cell wall integrity and stress response component 2), with translation MSLQQFHNAPFALASFSLIQFGSIVAENLGGLDSDESGSANNNDDSSPKDKATATVKGKTDTAKNTNTNTNTDTGTTNTAGTTDTTQETTQKPETNIATTTTNTDKVTYNQWGFTGSQSVWGEETKTVSLGSSESSSASHSTHSVKGNKTSNANRISDNIVSYDGLSKKTFLIASLIGISAYISAL, from the coding sequence ATGTCTCTTCAACAATTCCATAATGCTCCATTCGCTCTTGCATCGTTTTCATTAATCCAATTTGGTAGCATAGTTGCTGAGAATCTCGGTGGATTAGATAGTGATGAATCAGGATCTGCCAATAATAACGATGATTCATCCCCAAAGGATAAGGCCACAGCTACTGTGAAAGGGAAAACTGATACTGCTAAGAACACCAATACAAATACGAACACAGACACAGGCACAACCAATACAGCCGGAACGACCGATACCACACAAGAAACGACCCAAAAACCAGAGACAAATATTGCCACCACTACTACCAACACTGACAAAGTTACCTACAACCAATGGGGTTTCACAGGGTCACAATCTGTTTGGGGTGAAGAAACAAAGACGGTCAGTTTAGGCTCATCTGAATCAAGTTCGGCATCTCATTCCACCCATTCTGTTAAAGGGAACAAAACATCGAATGCGAATAGAATTAGTGATAATATAGTTAGCTATGATGGTTTAAGTAAAAAGACATTCTTGATTGCTAGCTTAATAGGAATAAGTGCATACATCAGTGCTTTGTAG
- a CDS encoding DEHA2F13772p (some similarities with uniprot|P25370 Saccharomyces cerevisiae YCL036W GFD2) yields MVASVKDSKNGSVIPIKIDRSPYFRQLESSEPNGQLYYDRIINKYIQKISKQSRLYNPSSLAILKDGMKAVYGRRGILFCIDVEAWEVNTKIVTELGIAIFDPRKQANALMPNITSIHIIIKENMKRKNGRFVPEHSHNYNGKTTYILSQVEAVKFVQSLIQYYFIDLLHKRQCYLVGHDVRGDIEWMRKLGIHFPKDTSSLDTQKIYAASHGMNGASLKNALRSADIPHAFLHNAGNDAYYTLVLALRLCDPQSRALSTLDKPHPILPKKKLRPNCSEGEFVDSAEALISRLYVQEYKSDELYDSDDEDVSL; encoded by the coding sequence atGGTGGCCTCTGTTAaagattcaaaaaatgGTTCTGTCATACCTATCAAGATCGACCGTTCACCGTACTTCAGACAGTTAGAAAGTTCAGAACCGAATGGACAACTATATTATGatagaataataaataaatacatccagaaaatttcaaaacaaaGCAGGCTATATAACCCTTCGAGTCTTGCCATCTTAAAGGACGGAATGAAAGCTGTTTATGGACGAAGAGGTATTTTGTTTTGTATTGATGTCGAAGCATGGGAGGTAAATACAAAAATAGTAACAGAACTAGGTATTGCAATTTTCGATCCTAGGAAACAAGCCAATGCGTTGATGCCCAATATAACGCTGattcatattattataaagGAAAATATGAAGCGAAAAAATGGAAGGTTTGTACCTGAACATTCACATAACTACAATGGAAAAACTACTTACATACTATCTCAAGTAGAAGCTGTCAAGTTCGTTCAGAGTCTTATTCAGTACTATTTTATCGATCTTCTACATAAAAGGCAATGTTATTTGGTTGGCCATGATGTTCGGGGTGACATTGAGTGGATGCGAAAACTAGGTATCCATTTTCCCAAGGATACCAGTTCCTTAGATACACAGAAAATATATGCTGCGAGCCATGGTATGAATGGTGCCAGCTTGAAGAACGCTTTGCGATCTGCTGACATCCCGCATGCATTTCTTCATAACGCAGGAAATGATGCATACTATACGTTGGTTCTCGCTCTAAGATTATGTGATCCTCAAAGTAGAGCTTTGAGTACATTAGATAAACCCCATCCAATATTgccaaagaagaaattaagaCCGAATTGTAGCGAAGGagaatttgttgatagCGCAGAAGCATTGATATCAAGACTATATGTACAAGAGTACAAGAGTGACGAACTTTACGATAGCGACGACGAAGACGTTTCGTTGTAA
- a CDS encoding DEHA2F13684p (some similarities with uniprot|P47161 Saccharomyces cerevisiae YJR126C VPS70), with protein MSEKEFFEPHREPVEIRTRIRDGKSRWNVRNLFLLAIVAFSGLIFTNRIISLAPEVNEREDRSKIYLKALETNLAGNWSQKYTSEAHLPGTNYGFVEWTKNKFEEYGFKTCIDSYDVYVSYPFQHDLKLLDAKGKHTLYEAPLREDELDEDKTSKGKDLVPTFLSYSANGNVTAQYVYVNYGTREDFATLDSSGVSVKGKIVIARYGHIMRGLKVKFAQENGAIGVLLYSDPGNDYGITPANGYKQYPHGPARHESAVERGSVQFLGGVGAAPGDPTTPGYASKPGVERKDPHNSIGKIPALPISYREVRPILEKLNGYGSNISDEKWRGELEGFDYSTGPNPEVKLNLYNNQIYNISQLHNVYGEIEGENKDEVIIIGNHRDAWVKGGAGDPNSGSAALLEVARGLGELKKSGYKFKRTIILQSFDGEEYGLLGSTEFGEYAAKELKRKVVAYLNVDVAVVGRDLKMGASPVLNHILRKVAKTLSYPGEKSGSLYDHFVQKAGDKIRNLGSGSDYTVFLEHLGIPSVDMSFAQSKGDPIYQYHSNYDSYHWMEKFGDKGFVFHNLLAKYLGLVALELNERHLIDFKLEDYSKDLLKYYNETADLIPKKWLHKHIVNKDTWDDYLKYDLQNERSVFDDSYSYYSLKTLYPFPELLAPTQCKHNKVHTMYDSKHHRNATLQELVGKTYEDLLNLENKATIFDAETDNLQIKYDRRDSLHWWQRIKLHFQIKKHNKLLQYFERNFLYHKGLDKRSWFKHIVFASGRYTGYAGQTFPGLKEAIEDGEIENLVRWLGIVSKSIRRVSTQLSL; from the coding sequence agaattttttgaacCTCACAGAGAACCTGTTGAAATTAGAACCAGAATTAGGGATGGCAAGAGTAGATGGAATGTCCGGAACCTTTTCCTTCTTGCGATTGTTGCGTTTTCTGGCTTAATCTTCACTAATAGAATCATCTCGCTTGCTCCAGAAGTCAATGAAAGAGAAGACCGttctaaaatatatttgaaggCATTGGAGACCAATTTGGCTGGAAATTGGTCCCAGAAGTACACGTCTGAGGCACATTTACCTGGTACTAATTATGGGTTTGTTGAGTGGACCAAGAATAAGTTCGAGGAATACGGATTCAAAACATGCATTGATTCGTACGATGTATACGTCAGTTATCCATTTCAACATGACTTGAAGCTTTTGGATGCTAAGGGCAAACACACGTTATATGAGGCTCCATTAAGGGAGGATGAGCTTGACGAAGATAAGACGTCTAAAGGTAAGGATTTGGTTCCTACCTTCTTATCATACTCCGCCAATGGCAATGTTACAGCACAATATGTTTATGTTAACTATGGTACCAGGGAAGACTTTGCCACGCTTGATTCGTCAGGGGTCAGTGTAAAGGGGAAGATTGTTATTGCAAGATACGGCCATATTATGCGTGGTTTGAAAGTTAAGTTTGCCCAGGAGAACGGAGCCATCGGTGTTTTGTTATACAGCGACCCTGGAAATGATTATGGTATTACTCCGGCCAACGGTTACAAGCAATATCCACATGGCCCTGCCAGACACGAAAGTGCTGTTGAGAGAGGTAGCGTTCAATTCTTAGGAGGTGTTGGTGCAGCTCCTGGAGACCCAACTACTCCGGGTTACGCATCCAAACCGGGTGTTGAACGTAAGGATCCTCACAACAGTATTGGTAAGATTCCTGCCTTGCCAATCTCTTATCGTGAAGTTAGACCAATCttggaaaaattaaatGGATATGGCAGTAATATTTCGGATGAGAAATGGAGAGGAGAACTCGAAGGGTTTGATTATTCGACGGGCCCTAACCCAGAAGTCAAGTTAAACTTATACAATAATCAGATTTACAACATTAGTCAATTGCATAATGTTTATGGAGAAATCGAGGGTGAGAATAAGGACGAAGTTATAATTATTGGTAATCATCGTGATGCATGGGTAAAAGGTGGTGCAGGCGATCCTAATTCAGGATCTGCTGCACTTTTGGAGGTTGCTAGAGGCTTAGGcgaattaaagaaatctGGATACAAATTTAAGAGAACTATTATCTTACAGAGCTTTGATGGAGAAGAGTACGGCTTATTAGGCTCTACTGAATTTGGTGAATATGCTGCAAAGGAATTAAAGCGTAAGGTTGTAGCTTATTTGAATGTTGATGTCGCAGTTGTTGGGCGCGATTTAAAGATGGGAGCATCCCCAGTTTTAAACCATATTTTGAGGAAGGTGGCGAAAACCTTGAGTTATCCTGGTGAAAAATCCGGCTCATTATACGACCACTTTGTTCAGAAAGCTGGGGATAAGATTCGTAATCTTGGATCAGGTTCTGATTATACCGTCTTCTTGGAACATTTGGGAATTCCATCTGTTGACATGTCTTTCGCTCAAAGTAAAGGTGACCcaatttatcaataccATTCAAATTACGATTCGTACCACTGGATGGaaaaatttggtgataaaGGATTTGTTTTTCATAATTTATTGGCTAAGTACTTAGGCTTAGTCGCATTGGAATTGAACGAGAGACACTTAATCGACTTCAAGTTAGAGgattattcaaaagattTGTTAAAGTACTATAATGAAACGGCTGATCTTATCCCGAAAAAATGGCTCCACAAACATATTGTCAACAAGGACACTTGGGATGACTATCTTAAATATGATCTTCAAAATGAGAGATCAGTTTTTGATGACTCTTACAGCTACTATTCGTTAAAAACATTATACCCATTCCCAGAACTTTTAGCTCCAACCCAATGCAAACACAACAAGGTACATACCATGTATGATTCGAAACACCACCGGAATGCCACTTTACAAGAGCTTGTTGGGAAAACTTACgaagatttattgaatttggaGAATAAAGCAACTATTTTTGATGCAGAAACCGATAACCTTCAAATCAAATACGATAGGAGAGATTCATTACATTGGTGGCAACGTATTAAGTTGCATTTCCAAATTAAGAAGCATAACAAACTCCTTCAATATTTCGAAAGAAACTTTCTATATCATAAAGGTTTGGATAAAAGATCTTGGTTCAAGCATATTGTATTTGCCAGTGGTAGATATACTGGCTATGCTGGCCAAACTTTCCCAGGTTTAAAAGAAGCCATTGAAGACGGCGAAATAGAAAACCTTGTCAGATGGTTAGGTATTGTTTCCAAATCTATTAGAAGAGTGTCTACGCAGTTATCGTTGTAG
- a CDS encoding DEHA2F13706p (some similarities with uniprot|P40185 Saccharomyces cerevisiae YIL051C MMF1 Mitochondrial protein involved in maintenance of the mitochondrial genome): MGRKLISSGSTFEKEIGYSRAVVVGEMVFVSGTTGYDYTTMEISDNVIEQADQTIRNIENALVEAGSCLQDVVKVTYILPDASEFERCWPTLRKYFGNIKPAATMISAKLADISMKIEIEVIALKVH, translated from the coding sequence ATGGGAAGGAAACTAATCAGCTCAGGCTCGACATTCGAGAAAGAAATTGGTTATTCAAGAGCAGTAGTAGTTGGTGAAATGGTTTTTGTCTCGGGAACAACAGGGTATGATTATACCACTATGGAAATATCAGACAATGTGATCGAGCAAGCAGACCAAACTATAAGAAATATCGAAAATGCTTTGGTCGAAGCTGGGTCTTGTTTGCAAGATGTGGTAAAAGTCACATATATATTACCAGATGCTAGCGAGTTTGAAAGATGCTGGCCAACActaagaaaatattttggaaacATAAAGCCCGCCGCTACAATGATTTCGGCAAAATTGGCTGATATCAGCATGAAAATAGAAATCGAGGTAATAGCATTGAAGGTGCATTAG